The Lysinibacillus pakistanensis genome includes a window with the following:
- a CDS encoding peroxiredoxin, which produces MAERMVGKQAPDFTMEAVLSDKSFGKVSLEDIKAQDKWTVLFFYPMDFTFVCPTEITAMSDRYDEFEDLDAEVIGVSTDTIHTHLAWINTDRTQNGLGELKYPLAADTNHQISKEYGVLIEEEGIALRGLFIINPEGELKYQTVFDNNIGRDVDETLRVLQALQTGGLCPANWRPGQATL; this is translated from the coding sequence ATGGCAGAACGCATGGTAGGTAAACAAGCACCTGACTTTACAATGGAAGCTGTACTTTCAGACAAATCTTTTGGCAAAGTATCATTAGAAGACATTAAAGCACAAGACAAATGGACTGTTCTTTTCTTCTATCCAATGGACTTCACATTTGTATGTCCAACTGAAATCACTGCGATGAGCGATCGTTACGACGAGTTCGAAGACTTAGATGCAGAAGTAATTGGTGTGTCTACGGATACAATCCACACACACTTAGCATGGATTAACACAGACCGCACTCAAAATGGTCTTGGTGAATTAAAGTATCCATTAGCTGCTGATACAAACCACCAAATCTCAAAAGAGTATGGTGTCTTAATTGAAGAAGAAGGTATCGCACTACGTGGTTTATTCATCATCAACCCAGAAGGCGAATTAAAATACCAAACAGTTTTCGATAACAACATCGGTCGTGATGTTGATGAGACTTTACGTGTACTTCAAGCTTTACAAACTGGTGGT
- a CDS encoding helix-turn-helix domain-containing protein, translating to MQIGAKIKALRLKKGLTQEELGERTDLSKGYISQLERDLNSPSIETLFSILEVLGSTPKEFFDDESPEQKVVYTEEDQSTYTDEERKYEIQWLIPTSNEKEMEPIFLTLAAEGEFKQFEPSLSETFIYVVKGRIRLVLGNEQYIASEGNALYFDATDHHQIFNAHAAETKILLVATDSYL from the coding sequence ATGCAAATAGGAGCAAAAATTAAAGCGCTTCGTTTAAAAAAAGGTCTTACCCAAGAGGAACTTGGAGAACGTACAGATTTAAGTAAAGGTTATATATCCCAATTAGAACGTGATTTGAATTCACCTTCCATTGAGACACTCTTTTCAATATTAGAAGTGTTAGGTTCAACACCTAAGGAATTTTTTGATGATGAATCACCTGAACAAAAGGTTGTTTATACAGAGGAAGATCAATCCACCTATACGGATGAAGAAAGAAAATATGAAATTCAATGGCTTATTCCAACATCAAATGAAAAAGAAATGGAGCCTATTTTCCTAACGCTTGCTGCTGAAGGTGAATTTAAGCAATTTGAACCCTCACTCTCCGAAACCTTTATATATGTAGTAAAAGGGCGTATCCGTCTTGTTTTGGGGAATGAACAGTATATCGCTAGTGAAGGCAATGCTCTCTATTTTGATGCGACAGATCATCATCAAATTTTTAATGCACATGCTGCTGAAACAAAGATTTTGCTTGTCGCAACGGATTCATACTTATAG